From a single Adhaeribacter swui genomic region:
- a CDS encoding TonB-dependent receptor family protein, whose product MKKLFTLLSFCMVITSMSQAQTTIDSLNVKKLNEVTVTGRKSDLERLPKLKGTFLFSGKKTEVINLGGLNANITEKTPRQLFAKVPGVFVYDMDGSGNQINISTRGLDPHRGWEFNIRQNGIITNSDMYGYPASHYSLPMEAVERIELVRGTGALQYGAQFGGLLHYVTKQPDSTRVLGLESVNAAGLFGLLSTYNAISGTKGKFSYYAYYSKRVSNGYRDNSRTDYDAQGFLLRYQPGKALSLTAELGRSNYIYQIPGPLTDSMFQANPRQSTRSRNYFNPDIYVPSITVDYTLSERTKIKWVTSAVLGTRNSVQFDKPANVADVIDLATLAYASRQVDIDHFNSYTSELRVSHNYQIGSVSSTLVSGFQIMRNNLHRQQLGKGTTGSDFDLTLTQPEWGRDMHFKTRNVAFFAENRFQLSPAFSLSPGIRVERGQSDLGGKITYYQNEELPTVIKHHFPLLGINADYQLGTSQNFYAGFSQAYRPVIFKDIIPATTYERIDKDLEDAKGYNAEIGFRGEKSGLKWDVSWFQLRYNNRLGSLNETDEAGNFYLYRTNIGNSLTNGAELFVEYTHPFSSYSQLTFFTSTAYMHARYLDAQVRQGNENISVRNNHVESTPSWISRNGVTYNFKLFSISGLYSYTAKSYADALNTRKPSANGAVGLVPAYGIFDLNASYRVSRQVKLRVNINNLLDKQYFTKRPTFYPGPGIWPSNGRSVNASIAISI is encoded by the coding sequence ATGAAAAAACTTTTTACCCTGCTAAGTTTCTGTATGGTAATAACCAGCATGAGCCAAGCTCAAACTACAATCGACAGTTTAAATGTTAAAAAACTAAACGAAGTTACTGTAACTGGTCGCAAATCTGATTTAGAGCGTTTGCCCAAATTAAAAGGCACATTTCTTTTTTCCGGTAAAAAAACGGAGGTTATTAATTTAGGGGGCTTAAACGCCAATATTACTGAAAAAACGCCCCGCCAATTATTTGCGAAAGTACCAGGCGTGTTTGTGTACGATATGGATGGCTCGGGTAATCAAATAAATATTTCCACGAGGGGTCTAGACCCGCACCGGGGTTGGGAATTTAATATTCGCCAAAACGGCATTATTACCAATTCTGATATGTATGGGTATCCGGCATCGCATTATAGTTTACCTATGGAAGCTGTGGAACGTATTGAATTGGTACGGGGTACCGGCGCTTTGCAATACGGCGCACAGTTTGGAGGCCTGCTGCACTACGTAACCAAACAGCCCGATTCTACTCGCGTGTTAGGCCTGGAGAGTGTAAATGCGGCGGGTTTGTTCGGTTTGCTGAGCACGTATAATGCCATCAGTGGTACTAAAGGTAAATTTAGTTATTATGCTTATTACAGTAAAAGGGTATCTAACGGCTACCGCGATAATAGCCGCACCGATTACGATGCCCAAGGATTTTTGCTTCGCTACCAGCCCGGTAAAGCTTTAAGCTTAACCGCTGAACTGGGCCGTTCTAATTATATTTATCAGATTCCGGGCCCGCTTACCGATAGCATGTTTCAGGCAAATCCGCGCCAATCTACCCGCAGCCGCAATTATTTTAACCCCGATATTTATGTGCCCTCTATTACCGTTGATTATACCTTATCCGAAAGAACAAAAATTAAATGGGTTACTTCGGCAGTATTGGGAACCCGTAACAGCGTGCAGTTTGATAAACCAGCCAACGTTGCCGATGTAATTGATCTGGCTACGCTGGCTTATGCGTCTCGGCAAGTAGATATCGACCATTTTAACAGCTATACCTCAGAGTTACGGGTGTCGCATAATTACCAGATCGGGTCTGTTTCTTCTACGCTGGTAAGCGGCTTCCAAATAATGCGCAACAATTTACACCGGCAACAATTAGGCAAAGGCACCACCGGCAGCGATTTTGATTTAACTTTAACGCAGCCCGAATGGGGTCGGGATATGCATTTTAAAACTCGGAATGTAGCATTTTTTGCCGAAAACCGATTTCAACTTAGCCCCGCATTTTCGCTTAGCCCAGGTATCCGGGTAGAGCGTGGTCAATCTGATTTAGGAGGAAAAATTACGTATTACCAAAACGAAGAATTGCCCACCGTAATCAAACACCATTTTCCGCTTCTGGGTATAAACGCCGATTACCAACTCGGAACCAGTCAAAACTTTTATGCGGGATTTTCGCAAGCTTACCGTCCGGTAATTTTCAAAGATATAATACCGGCTACTACCTACGAACGGATTGATAAAGACCTGGAAGATGCCAAGGGCTATAATGCCGAGATTGGTTTCCGGGGAGAAAAATCGGGTTTAAAATGGGATGTTAGCTGGTTCCAGTTACGGTACAATAATCGCTTAGGCAGTTTAAATGAAACGGATGAAGCCGGTAATTTTTACTTGTACCGCACTAATATCGGCAATTCTTTAACTAACGGGGCCGAGCTTTTTGTGGAATACACGCATCCTTTTTCTTCGTATAGCCAGCTAACCTTTTTCACTTCTACCGCCTACATGCATGCCCGTTACCTGGATGCGCAGGTGCGGCAAGGCAACGAAAATATTTCAGTCAGAAATAACCACGTAGAAAGTACACCGTCCTGGATTAGTCGTAATGGGGTAACTTATAACTTTAAGCTTTTTAGTATTTCCGGATTATACAGTTATACCGCCAAAAGCTACGCTGATGCGCTGAATACCCGTAAACCTTCGGCCAATGGAGCGGTTGGCTTAGTGCCAGCCTATGGTATTTTTGATTTAAATGCCTCGTACCGGGTTTCGCGACAAGTTAAATTAAGAGTAAATATTAATAACCTGCTCGATAAGCAATATTTTACAAAGCGCCCTACATTTTATCCTGGTCCGGGTATTTGGCCTTCGAATGGGCGTAGTGTTAATGCTTCTATTGCTATTTCTATCTAA
- the lpdA gene encoding dihydrolipoyl dehydrogenase → MKYDVVVIGSGPGGYVAAIRCAQVGLKTAIIEKYNVLGGTCLNVGCIPSKALLDSSEHYHNAAHTFKTHGIELDNLQVNLEQMIKRKGEVVKSNNDGITYLMKKNKIDTYFGLGSFVDKNRIKITAQDGTSQEIETTNTIIATGSKPTVLPFIPVDKQRIITSTEALELKEVPKHMVIIGGGVIGLELGSVYARLGAKITVIEFLDSIIPTMDKSLGKELQRILKKTLGFEFFFQHKVTGATNNGEGVTVTAQNPKGETVTFEGDYCLVSIGRKPYTEGLGLENAGVQMGERGMIAVDDHLQTNVPGIYAIGDVIRGAMLAHKAEEEGVLVAEQLVGQKPHINYNLIPGVVYTWPEVAGVGFTEEQLKEQGRAYKSGSFPFKASGRAKASMDTDGFVKVLADKETDEILGVHMIGPRIADLIAEAVVAMEFRASAEDVARMSHAHPTYTEAMKEACLAATENRPIHI, encoded by the coding sequence ATGAAATACGATGTTGTAGTGATTGGTTCTGGTCCGGGCGGCTACGTAGCGGCCATCCGGTGCGCCCAGGTGGGCCTGAAAACCGCGATCATTGAAAAATATAACGTACTGGGTGGTACTTGCTTAAACGTAGGTTGTATCCCTTCTAAAGCTTTACTCGATTCTTCGGAGCATTACCACAATGCGGCGCACACGTTTAAAACGCACGGCATTGAACTGGATAACCTGCAGGTGAATCTGGAGCAAATGATCAAGCGCAAAGGCGAAGTAGTAAAATCGAACAACGATGGCATTACCTACCTGATGAAAAAGAACAAAATCGATACATATTTCGGCTTGGGCTCTTTCGTAGATAAAAACCGCATTAAAATTACCGCGCAGGATGGTACCTCGCAGGAAATTGAAACCACCAATACCATTATTGCTACGGGTTCTAAGCCAACCGTTTTACCGTTTATTCCGGTAGATAAACAGCGGATTATTACTTCTACCGAAGCCTTGGAACTGAAAGAAGTACCCAAGCACATGGTAATTATTGGTGGTGGCGTAATTGGCCTGGAACTAGGTTCGGTTTACGCACGCTTAGGCGCCAAAATCACCGTGATTGAGTTCCTCGACAGCATTATTCCGACCATGGATAAATCGTTGGGCAAAGAACTACAACGTATTTTAAAGAAAACCTTAGGCTTCGAGTTTTTCTTCCAGCACAAAGTAACTGGCGCTACCAACAACGGCGAGGGCGTAACTGTAACAGCTCAAAATCCGAAAGGCGAAACCGTAACGTTTGAAGGCGATTACTGTTTGGTATCGATTGGCCGCAAACCTTACACCGAAGGATTAGGGCTGGAAAATGCCGGCGTGCAGATGGGCGAACGGGGTATGATTGCCGTGGATGATCATTTACAAACCAATGTGCCGGGCATTTACGCCATTGGTGATGTTATCCGGGGTGCCATGCTGGCCCATAAAGCCGAAGAAGAAGGCGTATTGGTAGCTGAACAACTCGTAGGACAGAAGCCGCACATTAACTATAATTTGATTCCGGGAGTAGTGTATACCTGGCCGGAAGTGGCTGGCGTGGGCTTTACCGAAGAACAATTAAAAGAACAAGGCCGCGCTTACAAATCCGGTTCGTTTCCGTTTAAAGCTTCTGGCCGCGCCAAGGCTTCTATGGATACCGATGGTTTTGTGAAAGTACTGGCGGATAAAGAAACCGACGAAATTTTAGGCGTTCACATGATTGGCCCCCGGATTGCCGATTTAATTGCCGAAGCGGTAGTAGCAATGGAGTTCCGGGCCTCGGCCGAAGATGTAGCCCGCATGAGCCACGCCCACCCTACTTACACCGAAGCCATGAAAGAAGCTTGCTTGGCAGCTACAGAAAACCGGCCGATTCATATTTAA
- a CDS encoding four helix bundle protein: MAEGKKENVICDKSYAFALRIIKLYKYLTLEQKEFILSKQLLRSGTSIGANVEEAIAASSKADFVHKLNIAAKEARETAYWLRLLKDSHYLPENAFESIYEDGIEIRRIISSILISMKSNA, translated from the coding sequence GTGGCGGAAGGCAAGAAGGAGAATGTAATTTGTGATAAGAGCTATGCCTTCGCCCTTCGGATTATTAAGCTTTACAAGTATTTAACCTTGGAACAGAAAGAGTTTATTCTTTCTAAGCAATTGTTACGTAGCGGAACATCCATTGGGGCTAATGTTGAAGAAGCAATAGCTGCAAGTTCTAAAGCTGATTTCGTTCATAAATTAAATATTGCAGCAAAAGAGGCAAGAGAAACGGCTTACTGGTTACGCCTGTTAAAAGATAGTCACTACCTGCCTGAAAATGCGTTTGAATCCATTTATGAAGATGGTATAGAAATCAGACGAATTATAAGTAGCATTCTAATATCCATGAAATCGAATGCTTAA
- the odhB gene encoding 2-oxoglutarate dehydrogenase complex dihydrolipoyllysine-residue succinyltransferase: MSLEVKVPVVGESITEVTIAKWLKKDGDQVAMDEVICELESDKATFELPAEGAGILRIIVAEGETIPIGTVLCSIEDGGSSNGTGTTAGGGNAESKGSGSGYGGAVTEPQPAEAKTITDPQSTPAAEKAPVAESSYNPVSTNNNPQVGNAAATAAGSTKEIKIPTVGESITEVTISKWLKKDGEVVALDEVICELESDKATFELPAEVAGTLHIIAPEGETVPVGSVICTIESTTGAVSGAPAAPANTPTTASQPAQAAAATSGGAQTYASGTPSPAAGKILAEKGINATDVVGSGRDGRITKEDAIGTQAKPAAPAAPAQSAAPASKPATSQPAAAPATSGNRNQRRERMSSLRKTVARRLVAVKNETAMLTTFNEVDMKPIMDIRAKYKDKFKEKFEVNLGFMSFFVKACTVALQEWPAVNAQLEENEIVFNDFCDISIAVSAPKGLVVPVIRNAESLSLDGIEKEVVRLAKKARENKISIEEMTGGTFTITNGGVFGSMMSTPIINAPQSAILGMHNIVNRPIAINDQVVIRPMMYVALSYDHRIIDGRESVSFLVRVKELLEDPMRLLIGV; encoded by the coding sequence ATGTCATTGGAAGTAAAAGTGCCCGTGGTGGGCGAGTCGATAACCGAAGTAACTATTGCCAAATGGCTTAAGAAAGACGGCGACCAGGTAGCAATGGACGAAGTTATTTGTGAACTGGAGTCGGATAAAGCTACCTTTGAGCTCCCAGCCGAAGGAGCCGGTATATTGCGCATTATAGTAGCCGAAGGCGAAACCATTCCAATTGGTACCGTGCTCTGCAGCATTGAGGATGGCGGTAGCAGCAACGGAACCGGTACTACTGCCGGTGGCGGAAATGCCGAAAGTAAAGGCAGTGGCTCTGGTTATGGAGGTGCCGTAACGGAACCGCAACCTGCCGAGGCTAAAACCATCACGGATCCGCAGAGTACCCCGGCTGCCGAAAAAGCGCCAGTTGCCGAAAGCTCTTACAATCCAGTGTCAACGAATAATAATCCGCAGGTAGGTAATGCGGCCGCTACCGCTGCTGGCAGCACTAAAGAAATTAAAATTCCGACAGTTGGCGAATCCATTACGGAAGTAACCATATCAAAATGGCTCAAAAAAGATGGCGAAGTAGTAGCCCTGGACGAAGTTATTTGCGAGCTGGAATCCGATAAAGCTACTTTTGAATTACCCGCCGAAGTTGCCGGCACCTTACATATTATTGCTCCGGAAGGAGAAACCGTACCAGTAGGTTCCGTTATATGCACCATCGAAAGTACTACGGGTGCGGTATCTGGCGCTCCTGCGGCTCCGGCCAATACCCCAACCACAGCATCGCAGCCTGCACAAGCAGCGGCCGCAACCAGTGGTGGCGCTCAAACCTACGCGAGTGGTACTCCTTCGCCGGCTGCTGGTAAAATACTAGCTGAAAAAGGCATTAATGCTACCGATGTAGTGGGCTCCGGTCGGGATGGCCGCATAACAAAAGAAGATGCTATAGGCACCCAGGCAAAACCTGCTGCTCCGGCAGCACCAGCACAATCGGCGGCTCCAGCTTCTAAGCCAGCAACTTCGCAACCCGCTGCTGCTCCGGCCACTTCGGGGAACCGCAACCAGCGCCGCGAACGGATGTCGAGCTTACGGAAAACGGTAGCGCGCCGCTTGGTAGCCGTGAAAAATGAAACGGCCATGCTTACTACTTTTAACGAAGTAGACATGAAACCGATTATGGACATCCGGGCGAAGTACAAAGATAAGTTCAAGGAGAAATTTGAAGTAAACCTGGGCTTTATGTCGTTCTTCGTGAAGGCTTGTACCGTGGCCTTACAGGAATGGCCTGCCGTAAACGCGCAACTGGAAGAAAACGAAATTGTATTTAATGATTTCTGCGATATATCTATAGCTGTATCAGCGCCAAAAGGATTGGTAGTGCCGGTAATTCGGAATGCCGAAAGTTTATCGCTGGATGGCATTGAAAAAGAAGTAGTGCGTTTAGCTAAGAAAGCCCGCGAAAATAAAATTTCGATTGAGGAAATGACTGGTGGTACCTTCACAATTACCAACGGGGGCGTGTTCGGTTCCATGATGTCTACTCCGATTATCAATGCGCCGCAATCGGCTATTCTGGGTATGCACAACATCGTTAACCGCCCTATCGCCATCAACGACCAGGTAGTTATTCGCCCCATGATGTACGTCGCCTTATCGTACGACCACCGCATCATCGACGGTCGTGAATCAGTAAGCTTCCTGGTACGCGTAAAAGAATTGCTGGAAGACCCAATGCGGTTATTAATAGGCGTGTAG
- a CDS encoding 2-oxoglutarate dehydrogenase E1 component, protein MSSFSYIANADASYIDELYKAYQQDPESVDFGWRKFFEGYDFSVKYTSENGHSAPSANGSSKTASAPATSTSDIDRELKVRNLIQAYRSRAHLLSKTNPVRPRKDRKALLDLKDFGLSDADLDIVFQAGEAIGIGASSLRDIITALNKIYTETIGFEYMYIRDPEVLDWFRDKIEKEFLNFNPPLEYKKRILKKLNEAVVFENFLHTKFLGQKRFSLEGGETTIPALDAIIDKASELGVEEVMIGMAHRGRLNVLANTLGKTYEQIFSEFEGTAVPDLTMGDGDVKYHMGYSSEVTTASGKKVNLKLAPNPSHLEAVNPVVEGFVRAKIDSMYKNDYKKILPILIHGDAALAGQGIVYEVTQMSQLEGYKTGGTIHFVINNQVGFTTDFEDARSSIYSTDVAKIIDAPVLHVNGDDPEAVVYAVQVATEYRQRFQADIFVDMVCYRRHGHNESDEPKFTQPQLYNLISKHPNPREIYNKVLINRGEVDAQLAENMDKEFRDLLQDRLNLVKQKPLPYNYQVLEKEWQVLRRSKPEDFDKSPDTSISQEVVEKVGKALSTIPEGFKPLKQIEKLLKERQDMFFNTKTLNWAAGELLAYGSLLLENKIVRLGGQDVQRGTFSHRHAVLHDAETNQGYNSLNYIDESQEKMRIYNSLLSEYGALGFEFGYAMANPNALAIWEAQFGDFANGAQVMIDQFITPSESKWQRMNGVVMLLPHGYEGQGPEHSNARPERFLQLAAEYNIFVTNITFPANFFHVLRRQLALPFRKPLVNMSPKSMLRHPLAVSPIAEFTSGSFREVIGDSYAEASAVTKVILCSGKFYYDLFDEQQKNNRKDVAIIRLEQLHPFPHLQLEAELSKYNNPKVYWAQEEPSNMGYWAYILRALRFKNILQDVVARKASSSPATGYLKIHNKEQRELIEKAFAI, encoded by the coding sequence ATGAGTAGTTTCTCGTATATTGCTAATGCAGACGCATCGTACATTGATGAGCTGTATAAAGCCTATCAACAAGACCCAGAATCTGTAGATTTTGGCTGGCGTAAGTTTTTTGAGGGGTACGATTTCTCCGTTAAATATACGTCAGAAAATGGACACTCCGCCCCTTCGGCTAATGGTTCCAGTAAAACCGCTTCTGCACCCGCTACTTCTACTTCCGACATTGACCGGGAATTAAAAGTACGGAACCTGATTCAGGCTTACCGCAGCCGGGCCCACTTACTTTCTAAAACAAACCCGGTACGTCCGCGCAAAGACCGGAAAGCGCTTTTGGATTTAAAAGATTTTGGTTTATCCGACGCCGATCTGGATATTGTTTTCCAAGCCGGCGAAGCTATTGGCATTGGTGCTTCTTCGCTGCGCGACATTATTACGGCGCTTAATAAAATTTATACTGAAACTATTGGTTTTGAATACATGTACATCCGCGATCCGGAAGTACTGGATTGGTTCCGGGATAAAATCGAGAAAGAATTTTTAAATTTTAACCCACCTCTGGAATACAAAAAGCGGATTCTGAAAAAATTAAACGAAGCCGTTGTTTTTGAAAACTTCTTACATACCAAATTTTTAGGCCAAAAACGTTTCTCGCTGGAAGGCGGCGAAACTACCATTCCGGCCCTGGATGCTATTATCGACAAAGCTTCGGAACTGGGAGTAGAAGAAGTAATGATCGGGATGGCCCACCGCGGTCGTTTAAACGTGCTGGCAAACACTCTGGGAAAAACCTACGAACAAATCTTCAGCGAGTTTGAAGGAACGGCTGTACCCGATTTAACCATGGGCGATGGCGACGTAAAATACCACATGGGTTATTCCAGCGAGGTAACTACAGCTTCAGGTAAAAAAGTAAATTTAAAACTGGCGCCTAACCCCTCGCACTTAGAGGCCGTTAACCCGGTAGTAGAAGGTTTTGTACGGGCTAAAATTGATAGCATGTACAAGAACGATTACAAAAAAATCCTCCCGATTCTAATTCACGGCGATGCCGCTCTGGCGGGCCAAGGCATTGTGTACGAAGTAACGCAGATGTCGCAACTGGAAGGTTATAAAACCGGTGGTACCATTCACTTTGTAATCAACAATCAGGTTGGTTTTACTACTGATTTTGAGGATGCCCGCTCTTCCATTTACTCTACCGATGTAGCTAAAATTATTGATGCGCCCGTGTTGCACGTAAACGGCGACGATCCGGAAGCGGTAGTTTACGCCGTACAGGTGGCTACCGAATACCGCCAGCGTTTCCAGGCCGATATTTTCGTGGATATGGTTTGCTACCGTCGTCATGGCCACAACGAAAGCGATGAGCCTAAATTTACGCAGCCGCAATTATATAATCTGATTTCAAAACACCCGAATCCACGGGAAATTTATAATAAAGTATTAATTAACCGGGGCGAAGTAGACGCGCAACTGGCCGAAAACATGGACAAAGAGTTCCGTGATTTGCTGCAAGACCGTCTGAATTTAGTAAAACAAAAGCCTTTGCCTTACAACTACCAGGTGCTGGAAAAAGAATGGCAAGTATTACGCCGCTCTAAGCCCGAAGATTTTGATAAATCGCCGGATACCAGCATTAGCCAGGAAGTAGTAGAAAAAGTAGGTAAAGCACTTTCTACCATTCCGGAAGGATTTAAGCCTTTAAAGCAAATTGAAAAACTGCTAAAAGAACGGCAGGACATGTTTTTCAATACCAAAACCTTAAACTGGGCCGCGGGTGAATTACTGGCCTACGGCTCGTTGTTACTCGAGAATAAAATTGTGCGTTTAGGCGGACAAGATGTGCAGCGCGGGACATTCTCGCACCGTCATGCCGTTCTCCACGACGCCGAAACCAACCAGGGCTATAACAGCTTAAATTACATAGACGAAAGCCAGGAGAAAATGCGTATTTACAACTCCTTGCTTTCGGAATATGGTGCTTTAGGTTTTGAATTTGGCTACGCCATGGCTAACCCCAATGCTTTAGCTATTTGGGAAGCGCAGTTCGGTGATTTTGCCAATGGTGCCCAGGTAATGATCGATCAGTTTATTACGCCTTCCGAGTCGAAATGGCAACGGATGAACGGCGTAGTGATGTTATTACCGCACGGTTACGAAGGCCAGGGGCCGGAGCACTCCAATGCCCGTCCGGAAAGGTTTTTACAGCTAGCCGCCGAATACAATATTTTTGTAACCAATATTACTTTCCCGGCTAACTTCTTCCACGTGTTGCGCCGCCAATTGGCATTACCGTTCCGGAAACCGCTAGTAAACATGTCGCCAAAGTCAATGCTGCGGCATCCGTTAGCAGTTTCACCGATAGCTGAGTTTACTTCCGGCTCTTTCCGGGAAGTAATTGGCGATTCGTATGCCGAAGCCAGTGCGGTAACTAAAGTAATTCTATGTTCCGGTAAATTTTATTACGATTTATTTGATGAACAGCAGAAAAACAACCGGAAAGATGTGGCTATCATTCGCTTGGAGCAATTGCATCCGTTCCCGCACCTGCAACTGGAAGCAGAATTAAGTAAATACAATAATCCGAAGGTATACTGGGCGCAGGAAGAGCCATCTAACATGGGTTACTGGGCTTATATTTTACGGGCTTTACGTTTCAAAAACATTTTACAAGACGTGGTTGCCCGAAAAGCCAGTTCATCGCCGGCTACCGGTTACCTTAAAATCCATAACAAAGAACAACGCGAACTCATCGAAAAAGCATTCGCGATTTAA